A window of Aromatoleum bremense genomic DNA:
GGGTCTGCATGGCCTTGCGCATCGCGACGGGGTTCGTCCAATAGAAGTTCGTCGGCGCAACCGCATTGATCCACTGGCGCCACCAGAATGCAGCCCTGCGACTTTCCTTGCCGGACATTCCGGGAGTGTTGTACAGCATGTCCTGCATGTGGTGGGTAACTGCCAAATACCACTCCTTGACCAGATCCCAGGACGCCACGTCCGTCCATACCGGGTCGGCAAAGCGTTCGTCGTCGGCATTCGGGCTGATCGGATCAGGATTCGCCAGCCCCACGGCGCGGCGCCACGAGTGCTCCTGCAGACGCCAAAGATCGGAGGACAGGCTGGCGATCCTTTCCGCAAGTTCCTGCGGATGCGCAAACCAGGCGAGTTGCGCATGCACGATCGGCGCCGCCATGCCGAGGGGATCGACGGTCCCTTCTACGTGTTCATGGATCTCGCGCAGCGTCCGCCGCACTGCCTGCGGCGGCGTGAGCGGACTGGAGGGCTTTCCGTTTCTCGCTGTATTCACGATCATCATCCCGTCGTCTTGTGGAGAGCGAATCGCCGGATACTGCAATCCCCCGGCCGAAAGGGTCCTGCTCAATCGAGCGGGTAGACCTGCCCCGCTGCAGGAATCGTAATCCCGGGCCAGTGCAGCCGCGAGGCGAGCGCACCGGCAAACGCCGACGCGGCTTCCTGCTCGCCGTGAACAACGAACGTCCGGCGCGGCGCCTCTTCGATGTGCTCGAGCCACTCGAGCAGCCCCGGCTGGTCTGCATGGGCCGAGAGTCCTCCGATGGTATGAACCTGCGCACGCACTGCAATGCGTTCGCCGAACAGCGTGATCGTGCGTGCCCCGTCGACCAGTCGGCGACCCAGCGTCCCTGCCGCCTGAAAGCCGCAGATCACGATACTGCACTCGCTGCGGCCGACGTTGTACTTGAGGTGATGACGAATACGTCCGGCTTCGCACATGCCGCTTGCCGAGATGATGACCAGCCCCGAGGGCTGCGCATTCAACGCGATCGAGTCCTCGACGTGCTGCACGAAGCGCACGCTGATCCTGTGCGGATGGGCACGAATCCAGGCGAGCAGGGAGCGGGTTTCCTCATCCCACAGCTCATCGTACTGCAGGGTCAACTGCGTCACGGCCGATGCCATCGGCGAATCGACGACGACCTCGAGGCGCGGAATCTTCCCCGCCCTGACAAGATCGGCAAGAACAAAGATCACCTCCTGAGTCCGCCCTACGGCAAAGGCGGGAATGATCACGTTGCCCCGTCTTTGCTCCAGGGTGTCGCGCAGGACATGGACGAGTTCCGCCTCGGTAGCCTCGATCGGCCGATGGGCACGATTACCATACGTCGACTCGATGCACAGATAATCCGCTCTCGAGATCTTCACCGGATCCCGCAGCACCGGTCGCATCGGTCGCCCCAGGTCGCCGCTGAAAACCAGCCTGCGCGACGTCCCGCCCGTTTCGATATCGATTTCGATGATCGCCGAACCCAGGATGTGGCCTGCCTCGCGGAACCGGCAGCGCACGGCGGAGTGCGGAACGATCTCTTCGTCGTAGGCAACCTTGTGCAGGCTCGCGAGGCTCTCGAGCGCCTGGTTGACGGTATATAGCGGCGCGGCCGACCAGCCGTGCCGCACGTTCTTTCGGCGGTTGTTGCGGACCGCCCACTCCGCCTCCTTCTCCTGTATGTGCGCCGAATCGAGAAGCATCACGCCGAGAAGGTCGACAGTGGCGGCAGTGGCATAGATTTTTCCCCGGTAACCGAGCGAAACCAGCCGCGGCACAAGCCCCGAATGATCGAGGTGAGCGTGGGTCAAGATAACGAAATCGACTTCGCGGAGGTCGAAGTCGAGCGCCTGCAGGTTCTTTCGCGTCGCATCGCGGCCGCCCTGGAACATGCCGCAATCCACGAGGAACATGCCACCCTCGTGGCGCACCCTCGCGCACGATCCGGTAACCTCGCCGGCGGCGCCGAAAAATGTCAGGTCCATAACACCTCCCGCAATGCGGATAGCTTGTTCTCATATTCCTTCATGCTGGTTGACCTGTGTCAATCGTCCGCCGCTGCCCGCAGCGCGCCATCGCGTCCGACGTGGCTATAATCAACCGTCCATTCAAAAACCGAGGGAGCAGCGCGATGTTCAAGCACATTCTCGTCCCCACCGACGGCTCGCCGCTGTCGGAAAGCACTGTTGCACGGGCAGTTTTGTTCGCCAAGGACGCCGGCGCGCGGATCACCTTCTTTTATGCGCAGCCCGATTTTCCGATGCCGATCTATGGCGAAGGCGCACTGATCGATCCGACCACGCCGGAGCAGTTCGCGAAATCGGCCGAAGAGGAAGCGAGGAAGATCCTCGGCAAGGCCAAAGCGCTGGCAGATAGCGAAGGTGTCGCCGCCGACACCGATACGATCGTGAACGAAGTGCCGTACGAAGCAGTCATCGACGCCGCCAAGCGGCACGGCTGCGACCTGATTTTCATGGCTTCACATGGTCGCCGCGGGATTGCCGGCCTGCTGCTGGGTAGCGAGACGCAGAAAGTGCTTACCCACAGCAATATTCCCGTACTGGTGTATCGCTGAGATTGACGACCGGCATGCGAGGCCTGCGGGGCGGGTCTCGCTGCAGTGAGCTAGGGCTGCGGCCGGTTGAGCTCTTCCGGGCTGCGCTGGAGAAACAGCGTCGCCAGGCTGGAGGCAGCACAGACGATCCAGAAACCGAAAAACCCGATCGAATAAGTGGCCATCAGCGAATATTCGACGGGTTCCCCAAGAAAATACAGAGTATTGGGATCGACAACCGTGAAGAAGACCGCCTCGGCAATGCCCGCGACAAGAAACGAAGGCCACAGGACCTGGATCCATTTCAGCAATTGACACCCCCTTCACCAGTCAGTTACGCATCCGCGGGGACTATCCGGACCTCCGCACCCGTCGGCACGAGGATGGTTTCACTGAGTCGCCACGTCTGCGCCTCGTCCTCGAGCTGAATCAGCCAGCGACCCGTCGATAGCGGTGCGACAGCACCGGCGAACGCCCCGTCGCGCCCCTTCAGCAGGAGCTTCTGATCCTGCCCCGCGCGCGTCGGATGCGCGATCGTCAGTACCACCGTCGGGGGCAAGGCGATTCCCTGCGCGGCGCTCAGCCGAACGCTGACCTCCTCCGCGCGAACCCGGAAATCGGCGACGAGGCCCATTTCGCGCGCGCGGATCGAACGCCCGATGGTTTTTTCGATTGTCTTGCCCTGCTGGTAGTAATCGTCCACCACCAGGCCATCCCAGCTGGTGATCGCCAGCCACAAGGTCACTGCGCCCGCAATGACGGCAGTCGCCGGGATTGCGATCAGGAACCACGGCCAGCCCTGCTGGTACCACGGCTGGATGTCTTTCGTCAGGGCTACTGTGCGCATTCGATCGATCCTGTCTTAGCGAGGCAAATGGAAGGTCGTGTCTTCGCGCACCGACACGGACGGATCACCGCCCATGCCGACGTCGAAGACGATTTTGTGCGAACCCGGCGCGCCCGATTCGGGCGGCACCCTCACATGCACCGTCACGGATTCGGTCGACGCCGGAGCGATCCTGACCTGCCGAATACCGTCGATGCGAATCCCGTCCAGGCCCGACACCGCGATGTCGAACACGCGAGGAGTCTCGAGCATGTTCATGATCTGCAGCTGGTAAACATTCTCGATCAAGCCGCCTTCGACCTCACGCGCCAGCGTCGCCCGATCGCGGATCACATCCACCCGCAGGTCCGAACGCGTCGCCAGGCCCCACAGCAGCGCGAGGCAAACGGACGCGAGGACCGCGCTGTAGATCAGTGTCCTCGGCCGCAGCACATGCGCGACGATTTCCTTTCGTCCCCAGTGCTGCTTGATTGCATTGTCGGTGGAATAGCGGATCAGCCCACGCGGATAGCCCATCCGGTCCATCACCTGGTCGCAGCCGTCGATACACGCCGCGCAACCGATGCATTCATATTGCAAGCCCTGCCGGATATCGATTCCGGTCGGGCACACCTGGACGCAGATCCCGCAATCCACGCAATCTCCCAGCCCGGATGCGCGTGGCGCGACGCCCTTGCGGCGCGAACCTCGCGGCTCGCCACGTTCCTGGTCATAGGTTATGACGAGCGTGTCGGCATCGAACATCACGCTCTGAAAGCGCGCATAGGGGCACATGTACTTGCAGACCTGCTCGCGCATCACTCCGGCGAAAAGGTAGGTGAAGCCGCCGTAGAACAGGATCCAGAACATTTCCCACGGTCCGAAACTCAGCATCTTCGCCGCCTGGAGCAACTCGTCGAGCGGCGTGAAATACGCGACCAGCGTAAAGCCGGTCCACAGGGACAGCAGAATCCATGCGCCGTACTTTGCCGAACGGATCGCGAGCTTTCGCGCCCCCATCGGCGCGCTGTCCAGTTTCTTGCGCTTGAGATGATCCCCTTCGATCTTCTCCTCGATCCACATGAAGATTTCGGTGTACACGGTCTGCGGACACGCGTACCCGCACCACAGCCGCCCGGCGATCGCCGTGAAGAAGAACAGCGCAAAAGCGGAAATGATCAGCAGGATCGCGAGGTAGAACACGTCCTGCGGCCAGAACACCCAGCCGAAAATGTAGAACTTGCGCTCGGTCAGGTGGAACAGCACGGCCTGTCGATCGTTCCACGTGAGCCAGGGCAGGCCGTAATAGAGGATCTGCGTAAACCACACCAGGATCCAGCGCCA
This region includes:
- a CDS encoding MBL fold metallo-hydrolase RNA specificity domain-containing protein gives rise to the protein MDLTFFGAAGEVTGSCARVRHEGGMFLVDCGMFQGGRDATRKNLQALDFDLREVDFVILTHAHLDHSGLVPRLVSLGYRGKIYATAATVDLLGVMLLDSAHIQEKEAEWAVRNNRRKNVRHGWSAAPLYTVNQALESLASLHKVAYDEEIVPHSAVRCRFREAGHILGSAIIEIDIETGGTSRRLVFSGDLGRPMRPVLRDPVKISRADYLCIESTYGNRAHRPIEATEAELVHVLRDTLEQRRGNVIIPAFAVGRTQEVIFVLADLVRAGKIPRLEVVVDSPMASAVTQLTLQYDELWDEETRSLLAWIRAHPHRISVRFVQHVEDSIALNAQPSGLVIISASGMCEAGRIRHHLKYNVGRSECSIVICGFQAAGTLGRRLVDGARTITLFGERIAVRAQVHTIGGLSAHADQPGLLEWLEHIEEAPRRTFVVHGEQEAASAFAGALASRLHWPGITIPAAGQVYPLD
- the ccoG gene encoding cytochrome c oxidase accessory protein CcoG, whose amino-acid sequence is MTAPIPLRKFPSPRDKSAESDELYAARKKLHVRSVSGRFATWRWILVWFTQILYYGLPWLTWNDRQAVLFHLTERKFYIFGWVFWPQDVFYLAILLIISAFALFFFTAIAGRLWCGYACPQTVYTEIFMWIEEKIEGDHLKRKKLDSAPMGARKLAIRSAKYGAWILLSLWTGFTLVAYFTPLDELLQAAKMLSFGPWEMFWILFYGGFTYLFAGVMREQVCKYMCPYARFQSVMFDADTLVITYDQERGEPRGSRRKGVAPRASGLGDCVDCGICVQVCPTGIDIRQGLQYECIGCAACIDGCDQVMDRMGYPRGLIRYSTDNAIKQHWGRKEIVAHVLRPRTLIYSAVLASVCLALLWGLATRSDLRVDVIRDRATLAREVEGGLIENVYQLQIMNMLETPRVFDIAVSGLDGIRIDGIRQVRIAPASTESVTVHVRVPPESGAPGSHKIVFDVGMGGDPSVSVREDTTFHLPR
- a CDS encoding FixH family protein gives rise to the protein MRTVALTKDIQPWYQQGWPWFLIAIPATAVIAGAVTLWLAITSWDGLVVDDYYQQGKTIEKTIGRSIRAREMGLVADFRVRAEEVSVRLSAAQGIALPPTVVLTIAHPTRAGQDQKLLLKGRDGAFAGAVAPLSTGRWLIQLEDEAQTWRLSETILVPTGAEVRIVPADA
- a CDS encoding universal stress protein, with the protein product MFKHILVPTDGSPLSESTVARAVLFAKDAGARITFFYAQPDFPMPIYGEGALIDPTTPEQFAKSAEEEARKILGKAKALADSEGVAADTDTIVNEVPYEAVIDAAKRHGCDLIFMASHGRRGIAGLLLGSETQKVLTHSNIPVLVYR